The DNA window CTGTCCAGAAGGTATCTTGTAAATGAGACAAGCACTCAGCTTCAAGGCGAGGGCCAAAGAGTGGCGTCTATGCTCGGGACTCTTCCGTTGAAGGAAGCTGAGCTAAGAGATAAAATAAGCAATGTGAGAAAAACTATTAAGATAGCAGGACGTTTCGTTGATGCCGAGATTGTGATATTCAACAAGGAAGGCAGGATACTTTATAAGGATGTAGAGGATGCTGACAAGAGCCTTATTGAGCTGATTTACAACTCACCGTCATCGAGAGTGAATGGGTATGTTAGTCGGATAGTGCCGATTGTAGGCAGGAACAGTGAACTAAAAGGCAATATACTGTTATTCACAAGGGTAAAGAACATATATGCTCTCAATGTGCTGCTTAGGAGAACCCAGTTCATAAGCTTCGGAATAGCGAGCATTATTGCACTGATTATTGGATTGCTATTTGCGGAAAAACTAGTAAGGCCATTAAAGCAGCTGTCACTTAAGCTTGAAAGGTTTTCTGCTAACAGGACGTTGGATTCCAAAGTAATCCGAACAGGGGACGAAATTGAAGAGCTGGACAGGTGTTTCGTTGAAATGGCGGCAAGGATAAAGCAATTCGACGAGAAGCAGATCAGGTTTCTGCAGAACACCTCCCACGAGCTGAAGACTCCGCTTATGTCAATACAGGGCTATGCGGAGGCCATAAAAGACGGAGTAGTTGAGGGCAAGGAAGCAGAGGAGAGTCTGGATATCATAATTGAACAAAGCCAGAGGCTTAAGAAGACTGTTGAGGATATTATATATCTAACCAAGCTGGAGAGTGAGGATGAAAAGTTCAGCTATGAAGAATGCTGCATCTGGGATATATTTGATTCGGCAGTAAGAAGTGTAAAGCCGTTAGCCGAGGAAAAGGGCATCCGGCTGATTTATGATTCGCAGATAGAGTATCCAGGATACTTTGATGGGGAGAAGCTGACCAGAGCTTTTATAAATATACTCGGAAACGGTATAAGATATGCGAAAGGAATAATTGAAATAAAGGCTATCGATTGCGGAGACCATATAAGGCTGCTAATTTGTGATGATGGAGCAGGCTTCGAAAAGGTCGAAGAAAGTAAGCTTTTTGACAGATTCTATAAAGGGAACAAGGGAAATATAGGTCTTGGACTGTCTATCACAAAGGCTATTATAGAAGGCCATGGAGGCGGGATAAAAGCATACAACGGGGACACAGGCGGAGCGGTATTTGAAATAGTATTACCTAAGAGCAAAAAAAATGAGACAAAGTAAATTGTCTCATTTTTTTTGCAAATAATCGTCTATTATCTTTTCTGCAATTCTTTTCTGGATGCTTGCTGTTGCTACCAGCATGAGAACGGTAAGCAGAATTTTTGAGGTCTCCTTTGATTCGTCAGGGAACTCTTGTGCTTTGTCTTCGATTAGTTTGAACTTCTGGGACAGTATTTTTTTAAAATCTTCGGTGCTGTCATCTTTTACTTGAAGGAATCCATTGTACAAGCTGCCGAGGTAGTCTATTCCGACCTTGGAGGTCGCCATATTTTTGAATAAAGGTTCGAATAATATATTTACATCATTAATTGATAGTATTTGCTTCAAATAATAAATAAGTATAAGCTGCAGCATATGCTGCCTGTTGTATCTCTTGTTCTTTGAAGGGAGAAGAATCTTTGATTTTGTGTAATTATTGATCATTGTCTTAGTTAGAATTTTATCCTTTAAAGTTCTTTTATGATATCCCAGCTTATTGTCAATGAAAGTAGTTACCTGATCCATATAAAGCTCTATATCAGGTATGTCTGAAATGCTTATATCGCCGCCTTGGGCGATTTCCTCCATTATACTAAAAAAGGAGCTCTCATTAAAATCCATAAAAAACACCTCATTTCAAATCTAGTATACCATACTCCTGCATCGCATATAATAGCCATATTGCAATAGAAAAGCCATATAGAAAAATCACGGATTTTTTGGGGAAAAAAGAATAAAAAAATATATTGAATACATAATAACTATAGTATATAATATAAATATATCAACACGTAGTAATGAAAACTACATGAAGTAGTATTATAGGAGATGGCGGAATGAACATCAAGGTAAAAGATCCGGTCAGCGGTTTTTCACATCTTGTAGGGGCGATTTTATCGGCTATAGGGCTTTATTATCTGGTACGCTATGCCGCAGCAAACGGGACAGTCTGGCATATTGTTTCCTTTTCAATATTCGGAACAAGTCTCATTTTGCTGTATACAGCAAGTACATTATACCACCTGCTTGTAGTATCTGAAAGAGGGTCTGTAATACTAAGGAAGATAGACCACATGATGATATATGTTCTTATAGCAGGAACATACACGCCAATGTGCCTTATTCCTCTGAGAGGAAGCTGGGGTTGGAGCATTCTCATAAGCATCTGGGGAATTGCAATGGTGGGCATAATATTAAAGATATTATGGTTTAATGCGCCTAGATGGCTATATACACTTTTTTATCTAGTAATGGGCTGGCTTATTGTGATTGCATTTGCTCCGCTAGTCAGGACGATGCCGGTCGGTGCAATGCTGTGGCTGGTAGCAGGGGGCCTGCTCTATACCGTGGGTGCCATTATTTATGGGACCAAGTGGCCGAGGTTTAAGTCAAAAGTTTTCGGGTTCCACGAAGTATTTCATATTTTCGTACTCTACGGCAGCTTCTGCCACTTTTGGCTGATGTTCAGGTATGTTCTTTATTTATAACGAATAGTATAGATATAGTAATTGTTTTTTTGAAATAATTTTAAATTCCTTGGAAGAGCATATTCCCTCCAAGGAATTTTTTAATTGCACAAGCTATTTTGCAACAAACCTCAATTTATGATAAAATTTTTATAGTAATTTAACTATATAATTCGTTTTACTTTAGAGGAGGTTAATATGGCTTTTAAGGATTTACAGGATTTTATCAAGCACCTTGATGAAAAAGGCTTGCTTAAAAGAATAAATGCAGAGGTTGACTCAGAGCTGGAGATTACTGAGATAGCTGATAGAATATCAAAACAGTATGGTCCTGCTCTTTTGTTTGAAAAAGTGAAGGGCTCCCCTTATCCGGTATTGATCAATGCTATGGGCACTTATGAAAGAATGAGCATGGCGCTAGGTGTCGAAAAGCTGGATGATATCGGCAATGGCATCGAAGAATTTATTGATATGTCCAACTACCTGGGACTTATGAAAAAGGTTCAATCTCTGCCGAAGCTTGCCAGGATGGCTGCAGTATTCCCGATTAAGCTGCCTACAAGAGGTGCTTGCCAGGAGGTAATAGAGAAAGATCCTGATTTGACTACTCTGCCGGTTTTGAAGTGCTGGCCTGGTGACGGAGGAAGGTTCATAACTCTGCCCTTGGTAATAACCAAGGACCCGGAGACACATATTCAAAATACGGGAATGTATAGATTGCAGGTATATGACAAAAATACAACTGGCATGCATTGGCATCTGCATAAGGACGGAAGAGAGATATACGACAAGTATAAGAAAATTGGGGGCAAAATGCCTGTTTCAGTTGCTTTAGGCTGTGATCCGGCTGTCACATATTCAGCAACAGCACCTCTTCCCAAAATGATTGATGAGATGATGTTTGCAGGATATTTGAGAAAAGCTCCGATTATGCTGACAAAATCAATTACCAACGAATTATATGTACCCGCAGATGCCGAGTTTATCATAGAGGGCTATGTAGATGTCAATGAGGACTTGAAATTGGAAGGCCCCTTCGGAGACCATACAGGCTATTACTCTCTGACAGACTATTATCCTGTTTTCCATGTTACCTGCATCACACATAAGAAAAACCCTGTATATCCTACAACTATAGTAGGCAAGCCACCTATGGAGGACTGCTACATGGGGAAGGCTACAGAGAGAATTTTCCTGCCGCTACTCAAAATGCAGCACCCTGAGATAGTGGATTTCAATTTTCCATTAGAGGGAGTTTTCCATAACTGTGTGATTGTTTCTATAAAGAAACGCTTCCCGGGACATGCAAAAAAAATCATGAATTCCTTATGGGGCATGGGTCAAATGATGTATACGAAAATGATAATAGTAGTTGACGAGAATGTAAGTCCTCAGGACTTATCTGCTGTTTCATGGAAGGTATTCAACAATATAGATGCAAAAAGAGATGTCGTTATATCGGAAGGACCGCTGGATGCACTGGATCATGCATCAGACCTGCCTCATTACGGCTACAGAATGGGAATAGATGCCACAAAGAAGTGGCCCAGCGAAGGACACACAAGGGAGTGGCCGGATGATATTGAGATGACAGATGATATCAAAGAGCTTGTATCCAGGAGATGGGCTGAGTATGGTATTGAATAAACTAGTAAAGAAAGTTCATGATTATGGTACGCTTGTGATGTTTTCGCATACTGTTTTTTCACTGTCCTTTGCACTTATTTCAATGCTTTTAGTCAGCAATGGCCTGCCCTCTCCCTATACTATACTTTGGATTCTTGTTGCATTTATGGGAGCTCGGACTGGTGCCAATGCAATAAACAGAGTTATTGATGCAGAGATAGATGCGAAGAACCCGCGTACCTCGACCAGGCAGCTGCCGCAGGGTTTGATCAAGAAAAAAGAGGTTGTTGTATTTTCATTGTGCTGCTTCATAGTTATGGTAATTGCAGCAGCAATGCTTAACCCGCTGTGCCTTATACTTTCTCCAATTGCATTGTTTCTGCTGATAATATATTCTTATACCAAGAGGTTTACTTGGGCTTGCCATTTGGTATTGGGGATAACCTCTGCTGCTGCGCCTGTTGGTGCTTGGCTTGCGGTGTCAGGCGAACTTGCCTGGCTGCCGCTTTTTATGGGGGCAGCTAACACCCTGTGGGTAGCAGGCTTTGATATAATATATGGCTCTCAGGATTATGCTTTTGATACTGCCAATGGGGTACATTCGATGGCTGTCAGATTCGGAGTAAAAAATGCACTTCGAATCGCTGCGTTTTTCCATGCAGTCACTATGGGTCTCCTGATTACTGTAGGACTTTTGAGCCAGCAGCTGGGAGTTATTTATTTCATTGGATTGGCTATCATATCTATATTGTTTGTAATAGAGCATAGGCTGATTTCTCCGGATAATTTAGCCAATGTTAAGGTAGCCTCCTATAGCATCAATCAGCTGGTTAGCATTGTATTTCTAATATGTGGAGTAATAGATTCTCTAATATAATTTTATGGAGAGATTGAGGATGAAAAAAATAGTGGTGGGCATCACCGGAGCAAGTGGGAGCATTTATGCTAAAAGACTTATAGAAGAACTATTGAGTAAGGGTATTTATACTCACATAATTTGTACTGACAACGGCAGGAAAGTGATGGAATATGAGACCTCCATAGAGCTGGAGAAGTGGGTGCAGGAATTGAAGCGGCAATACAGCCATGTTCAATTGGAGGATATAAACAATTTATTCGCCGGAGTTGCCAGCGGTTCTTACAAGTTTGATGCGGCGGTTATAATTCCCTGTTCTATGGGCACTCTTGCAGAAATCAGCAATGGCTTTGCCAAAAACCTTCTTTGCCGTGTGGCTGATGTGGCTTTGAAGGAAAGCAGAAAGCTGATTATAGTACCCAGGGAAACTCCGCTGAATGCCATACACCTTGAGAACATGCTGAAGCTGGCAAGGCTTAATGTCACAATACTTCCGGCCATGCCGGGGTACTATCATATGCCGCAGACCCTGCAGGATTTGGTTGACTTTGTAGTAGGGAAGGTATTGGATTGCCTTTCAATAGAAAACACATTATTTAAAAAGTGGGGGAATTAGAATGAAGAAATTTAATAAGGTAATGATTATATGTTTATCAGTAATGCTCCTTGTGTCACTTACGGCTTGCTCTTCTACAAATCAAGGCACAGCAGACGACACTAAGAAGGCTGCACAAACCTTAAACTTTGGGGCAATAGGCTCTGTTGAAGTTATAC is part of the Clostridia bacterium genome and encodes:
- a CDS encoding HAMP domain-containing sensor histidine kinase encodes the protein MNKIGRKILITYFAILLCVFLITDVTFIFLSRRYLVNETSTQLQGEGQRVASMLGTLPLKEAELRDKISNVRKTIKIAGRFVDAEIVIFNKEGRILYKDVEDADKSLIELIYNSPSSRVNGYVSRIVPIVGRNSELKGNILLFTRVKNIYALNVLLRRTQFISFGIASIIALIIGLLFAEKLVRPLKQLSLKLERFSANRTLDSKVIRTGDEIEELDRCFVEMAARIKQFDEKQIRFLQNTSHELKTPLMSIQGYAEAIKDGVVEGKEAEESLDIIIEQSQRLKKTVEDIIYLTKLESEDEKFSYEECCIWDIFDSAVRSVKPLAEEKGIRLIYDSQIEYPGYFDGEKLTRAFINILGNGIRYAKGIIEIKAIDCGDHIRLLICDDGAGFEKVEESKLFDRFYKGNKGNIGLGLSITKAIIEGHGGGIKAYNGDTGGAVFEIVLPKSKKNETK
- a CDS encoding DUF1836 domain-containing protein yields the protein MDFNESSFFSIMEEIAQGGDISISDIPDIELYMDQVTTFIDNKLGYHKRTLKDKILTKTMINNYTKSKILLPSKNKRYNRQHMLQLILIYYLKQILSINDVNILFEPLFKNMATSKVGIDYLGSLYNGFLQVKDDSTEDFKKILSQKFKLIEDKAQEFPDESKETSKILLTVLMLVATASIQKRIAEKIIDDYLQKK
- a CDS encoding hemolysin III family protein — encoded protein: MNIKVKDPVSGFSHLVGAILSAIGLYYLVRYAAANGTVWHIVSFSIFGTSLILLYTASTLYHLLVVSERGSVILRKIDHMMIYVLIAGTYTPMCLIPLRGSWGWSILISIWGIAMVGIILKILWFNAPRWLYTLFYLVMGWLIVIAFAPLVRTMPVGAMLWLVAGGLLYTVGAIIYGTKWPRFKSKVFGFHEVFHIFVLYGSFCHFWLMFRYVLYL
- a CDS encoding menaquinone biosynthesis decarboxylase, with the translated sequence MAFKDLQDFIKHLDEKGLLKRINAEVDSELEITEIADRISKQYGPALLFEKVKGSPYPVLINAMGTYERMSMALGVEKLDDIGNGIEEFIDMSNYLGLMKKVQSLPKLARMAAVFPIKLPTRGACQEVIEKDPDLTTLPVLKCWPGDGGRFITLPLVITKDPETHIQNTGMYRLQVYDKNTTGMHWHLHKDGREIYDKYKKIGGKMPVSVALGCDPAVTYSATAPLPKMIDEMMFAGYLRKAPIMLTKSITNELYVPADAEFIIEGYVDVNEDLKLEGPFGDHTGYYSLTDYYPVFHVTCITHKKNPVYPTTIVGKPPMEDCYMGKATERIFLPLLKMQHPEIVDFNFPLEGVFHNCVIVSIKKRFPGHAKKIMNSLWGMGQMMYTKMIIVVDENVSPQDLSAVSWKVFNNIDAKRDVVISEGPLDALDHASDLPHYGYRMGIDATKKWPSEGHTREWPDDIEMTDDIKELVSRRWAEYGIE
- a CDS encoding 4-hydroxybenzoate octaprenyltransferase, whose product is MVLNKLVKKVHDYGTLVMFSHTVFSLSFALISMLLVSNGLPSPYTILWILVAFMGARTGANAINRVIDAEIDAKNPRTSTRQLPQGLIKKKEVVVFSLCCFIVMVIAAAMLNPLCLILSPIALFLLIIYSYTKRFTWACHLVLGITSAAAPVGAWLAVSGELAWLPLFMGAANTLWVAGFDIIYGSQDYAFDTANGVHSMAVRFGVKNALRIAAFFHAVTMGLLITVGLLSQQLGVIYFIGLAIISILFVIEHRLISPDNLANVKVASYSINQLVSIVFLICGVIDSLI
- a CDS encoding flavin prenyltransferase UbiX, giving the protein MKKIVVGITGASGSIYAKRLIEELLSKGIYTHIICTDNGRKVMEYETSIELEKWVQELKRQYSHVQLEDINNLFAGVASGSYKFDAAVIIPCSMGTLAEISNGFAKNLLCRVADVALKESRKLIIVPRETPLNAIHLENMLKLARLNVTILPAMPGYYHMPQTLQDLVDFVVGKVLDCLSIENTLFKKWGN